A window of Vigna unguiculata cultivar IT97K-499-35 chromosome 4, ASM411807v1, whole genome shotgun sequence contains these coding sequences:
- the LOC114182086 gene encoding glutamine synthetase PR-2 — translation MSLLSDLINLNLSESSENIIAEYIWVGGSGMDLRSKARTLPGAVDEPAKLPKWNYDGSSTDQAPGDDSEVILYPQAIFKDPFRRGNNILVICDVYTPAGEPLPTNKRYDAAKIFSHPDVVAEVPWYGIEQEYTLLQKDVNWPLGWPLGGFPGPQGPYYCGVGADKAYGRDIVDAHYKACVYAGINISGINGEVMPGQWEFQVGPSVGISAGDEVWAARYILERITELAGAIVSFDPKPIPGDWNGAGAHTNYSTKSMREEGGYEVIKKAIEKLGLRHREHIAAYGKGNERRLTGRHETADINTFSWGVANRGSSVRVGRDTEKQGKGYFEDRRPASNMDPYVVTSMIAETTILWKP, via the exons ATGTCTTTGCTTTCAGATCTCATCAACCTCAATCTCTCAGAATCCTCAGAAAACATCATTGCTGAGTACATATG GGTTGGTGGATCTGGTATGGACCTCAGAAGCAAAGCCAGa ACTCTTCCTGGAGCAGTGGATGAACCTGCAAAACTTCCAAAATGGAACTATGATGGGTCTAGCACAGATCAAGCTCCTGGGGATGATAGTGAAGTCATCCTATA TCCACAAGCTATTTTCAAGGACCCCTTTAGGAGAGGCAATAATATTCTT GTAATTTGTGATGTTTACACCCCAGCTGGTGAACCACTTCCAACCAACAAGAGGTATGATGCAGCAAAAATTTTCAGCCACCCTGATGTTGTTGCTGAGGTACCATG GTATGGAATTGAGCAAGAATACACCTTGTTGCAGAAAGATGTGAATTGGCCACTTGGGTGGCCACTTGGTGGGTTTCCTGGGCCACAG GGACCATATTACTGTGGAGTTGGTGCTGATAAAGCCTATGGTCGTGATATTGTAGATGCACATTACAAAGCTTGTGTTTATGCAGGAATCAACATTAGTGGCATCAATGGAGAGGTTATGCCAGGCCAG TGGGAATTCCAAGTTGGTCCTTCTGTTGGCATCTCTGCTGGAGATGAAGTGTGGGCTGCTCGCTACATTTTGGAG AGGATTACAGAGTTGGCTGGAGCTATTGTTTCATTTGATCCCAAGCCTATTCCG GGAGATTGGAATGGAGCTGGGGCACACACAAACTACAG CACCAAGTCCATGAGAGAAGAGGGTGGTTATGAGGTGATTAAGAAGGCCATTGAAAAGCTTGGATTGAGACACAGAGAACACATTGCAGCATATGGAAAAGGTAATGAGAGACGTTTAACAGGAAGACATGAAACTGCAGACATCAACACCTTCTCTTGG gGTGTGGCAAATCGTGGAAGCTCAGTTAGAGTTGGAAGAGACACAGAGAAACAAGGGAAAGGTTACTTTGAGGACAGAAGGCCAGCTTCTAACATGGATCCTTATGTGGTCACCTCCATGATTGCAGAGACCACCATCCTCTGGAAACCATGA